The following proteins come from a genomic window of Methanothermobacter thermautotrophicus:
- a CDS encoding DUF86 domain-containing protein — MVRKTIIRTKLKEIEESVKLVEENTPETFKEFSGLGLVKDGIYKRLEFSIENIFDICSILNSDLKLGVPGEEEDVFENLLRDNIISNEMGEKLRAMKAFRNILVHRYGKIDDEIAFNILKKHLPDFYDFMEKIEELLKKF, encoded by the coding sequence ATGGTAAGAAAAACCATTATAAGGACAAAACTTAAGGAAATAGAGGAAAGCGTAAAACTAGTGGAAGAGAATACTCCTGAAACCTTCAAAGAGTTTTCCGGGCTCGGACTCGTAAAAGACGGCATCTATAAAAGACTGGAATTTTCCATAGAGAATATCTTTGACATATGTTCAATACTAAATTCTGATTTAAAACTTGGGGTTCCAGGTGAAGAGGAGGACGTTTTCGAAAACCTTCTGCGAGATAATATTATCAGTAATGAGATGGGTGAAAAGCTCAGAGCCATGAAAGCTTTCAGGAACATCCTGGTTCATCGTTATGGTAAAATTGATGATGAGATAGCCTTCAATATCCTGAAAAAACACCTCCCAGACTTTTATGATTTCATGGAAAAAATTGAGGAACTACTCAAAAAATTTTAA
- a CDS encoding nucleotidyltransferase domain-containing protein: MDSMKMVKKALNEIKATRGFERVKFIILYGSAAGDRMHSGSDIDLCIYYDGDMEEASDFRFRLLSKLPEVFDVQIFQVLPLYIRVEVLKGKVIYCEDETFLHDIAWETIKEFEAFKNRFYDYIGEKPIE, encoded by the coding sequence ATGGATTCCATGAAAATGGTAAAAAAGGCCCTTAATGAGATAAAGGCAACCAGAGGCTTTGAGAGGGTGAAGTTCATAATATTGTATGGGTCAGCAGCCGGGGATAGAATGCACAGCGGCTCTGATATAGATCTTTGCATTTATTATGATGGTGATATGGAGGAGGCATCAGATTTCAGGTTCAGGCTTTTATCAAAGCTTCCAGAGGTATTTGATGTTCAAATTTTCCAAGTTCTCCCATTATATATTAGGGTTGAGGTGCTGAAGGGGAAGGTAATCTACTGTGAGGATGAAACATTCCTGCATGATATTGCCTGGGAGACCATAAAAGAATTTGAAGCATTCAAAAACAGGTTCTATGATTATATTGGAGAAAAACCAATAGAATAA
- a CDS encoding PfkB family carbohydrate kinase: protein MSSGSGYLLIGPVSRDIIVRGDSTEVKVGGAVYYYSRILSHLGTSHTALVTISEEDSELLEEFPDQTRVVPIYHDRTVEFENIYLNGDTSSRIQRSNFAENPIEVEDLDGLAEEDWTAVLAGPLLPSDIPLGTLEFLGERHRLYTGLQGYLRHPMGSSVILKPAVHIWRVMEAGDGVFLDVNELGTISDNPSRALRMLARHTSEAVVTCGRRGSVICHGGSRIRVMAVRAVRELDPTGLGDTYMAAYVHARRMVGPEAAGRFASLMATRKLEGEI from the coding sequence GTGAGTTCAGGGAGCGGGTACCTCCTCATAGGCCCGGTAAGCAGGGACATCATTGTGAGGGGAGACTCCACCGAGGTGAAGGTGGGTGGTGCTGTCTACTACTACTCAAGGATCCTTTCCCATCTTGGCACCAGCCACACAGCCCTGGTAACAATCTCAGAGGAAGACTCGGAGCTCCTTGAGGAATTCCCGGATCAGACGAGGGTCGTGCCCATCTACCATGACCGTACAGTTGAATTTGAAAACATCTACCTCAATGGCGATACCTCAAGCAGGATTCAGAGGTCAAACTTCGCTGAAAACCCCATAGAAGTTGAGGACCTTGATGGCCTTGCAGAGGAGGACTGGACCGCTGTACTTGCAGGACCTCTCCTCCCCTCAGACATACCCCTCGGGACCCTTGAATTCCTGGGTGAGAGACACAGGCTCTACACAGGACTTCAGGGTTACCTCAGACATCCCATGGGAAGCAGCGTAATACTGAAACCTGCAGTGCACATATGGAGGGTCATGGAGGCAGGGGATGGTGTATTCCTTGATGTGAATGAACTTGGGACGATCTCAGATAACCCATCCAGGGCTCTGAGGATGCTGGCCCGTCATACCTCCGAGGCGGTGGTAACATGCGGCAGGAGGGGTTCAGTCATCTGCCATGGCGGCTCCAGAATAAGGGTAATGGCTGTGAGGGCTGTGAGGGAACTTGACCCAACGGGTCTGGGGGACACCTACATGGCCGCCTATGTGCATGCCAGAAGAATGGTGGGTCCTGAGGCGGCTGGAAGGTTCGCATCCCTAATGGCCACAAGAAAACTTGAGGGTGAAATCTGA
- a CDS encoding HisA/HisF family protein: protein MIEIIPVIDLKCGIAVSGKSGEREKYRPLESVYSPSPDPVNIALSLRAAGARSIYIADLDAIEGTGSNLEAVRRVNHILPVILDAGVRDRETFHFLLEFASRVVVATETLDSTGELEEILRNYPSERTVISVDVKDMKLHSRNLEMGLEEFRDLLTGYESDIILLDIGAVGTSGGFNRELLELFRPLIGRVIPGGGVLPEEIPELEAMGVRAVLVGRALHEGMVRPG, encoded by the coding sequence ATGATTGAGATCATACCTGTTATTGATTTGAAGTGTGGGATCGCGGTATCAGGGAAATCCGGTGAACGTGAAAAATACAGGCCCCTGGAGTCAGTATATTCACCTTCACCCGATCCCGTAAACATCGCACTATCCCTCAGGGCGGCAGGTGCAAGGTCCATCTACATAGCGGACCTGGATGCCATTGAGGGAACAGGCTCAAACCTCGAAGCGGTGAGGAGGGTGAACCACATCCTCCCTGTGATCCTTGATGCCGGTGTCAGGGATCGTGAAACATTCCACTTCCTGCTTGAATTCGCATCGAGGGTAGTTGTTGCAACGGAGACCCTTGATAGTACAGGGGAGCTGGAGGAGATCCTCAGGAACTATCCATCAGAGAGGACAGTTATCAGCGTGGACGTTAAGGACATGAAGCTCCACTCAAGGAACCTTGAAATGGGGCTCGAGGAATTCAGGGACCTTTTAACGGGATACGAATCCGATATAATCCTCCTTGATATAGGGGCCGTTGGTACCTCAGGGGGTTTCAACAGGGAGCTCCTTGAACTCTTCAGACCACTTATAGGTCGTGTAATACCCGGTGGTGGTGTTCTCCCTGAGGAGATACCTGAACTTGAGGCTATGGGTGTCAGGGCGGTCCTTGTTGGAAGGGCACTCCATGAGGGGATGGTGAGGCCCGGGTGA
- a CDS encoding DUF2149 domain-containing protein — protein MPLRRRRRLLSDQNEEDPMAGSANLVDAMLVLSVGFLIFLVLSWNMQNVVFADMTPQERQETMEAMKKAVEVQKGQELNDTPQTTSGSGQGYVEMGTVYRDPKTGKLIMVQG, from the coding sequence ATGCCGCTCAGGCGCCGGCGAAGACTCCTATCGGATCAAAATGAAGAGGACCCCATGGCTGGAAGCGCCAACCTGGTTGACGCCATGCTGGTACTCTCAGTTGGTTTCCTGATATTCCTGGTACTCTCATGGAACATGCAGAACGTTGTATTTGCTGATATGACTCCCCAGGAGAGACAGGAGACCATGGAGGCCATGAAGAAGGCTGTTGAGGTCCAGAAGGGTCAGGAACTCAATGATACCCCGCAGACCACCTCTGGTTCAGGCCAGGGGTACGTTGAGATGGGAACAGTCTACCGTGACCCCAAGACAGGTAAACTCATAATGGTCCAGGGATAA
- a CDS encoding MotA/TolQ/ExbB proton channel family protein → MVAVPGSEILSGALHVVSQSLLIPVIAGLLLFMVYAIVTLGGLISEYSGRIRTDVKELESAIKSISNPGTPEKIIEVVDSMEIPQSQKAVLMDIAGTTELGPKSREALARKLIENEELKAAKSLEKTDIVTRLGPTLGLMGTLIPMGPGLAALGAGDINTLAQAIIIAFDTTVVGLASGGIAYVISKVRRRWYEEYLSNLETMAEAVLEVMDNAAQAPAKTPIGSK, encoded by the coding sequence ATGGTTGCAGTACCCGGCAGTGAGATACTGAGCGGTGCACTACACGTTGTCTCCCAGAGCCTCCTCATACCTGTTATAGCGGGCCTGCTGTTATTCATGGTATACGCCATAGTGACCCTTGGAGGGCTCATATCAGAGTACTCTGGAAGGATAAGGACTGATGTTAAGGAACTTGAATCAGCAATAAAATCAATTTCAAATCCAGGAACCCCCGAGAAGATAATTGAGGTCGTTGATTCAATGGAGATACCCCAGAGCCAGAAGGCGGTGCTCATGGACATTGCAGGGACAACTGAACTTGGACCTAAATCAAGGGAGGCCCTTGCAAGGAAATTGATAGAGAACGAGGAACTCAAGGCTGCAAAGAGCCTGGAGAAGACAGACATTGTAACCAGACTCGGCCCAACCCTTGGATTGATGGGGACACTCATACCCATGGGTCCAGGTCTTGCAGCCCTCGGTGCGGGTGACATCAATACACTGGCCCAGGCCATCATCATAGCCTTCGACACAACAGTTGTGGGACTTGCATCTGGGGGTATAGCCTACGTCATCTCCAAGGTCAGGAGGAGATGGTATGAGGAGTACCTCTCAAACCTTGAGACAATGGCCGAGGCAGTGCTGGAGGTGATGGATAATGCCGCTCAGGCGCCGGCGAAGACTCCTATCGGATCAAAATGA
- a CDS encoding DUF2162 domain-containing protein gives MDIANLLWQAGILSVLLIFGVKIGLAMGFAGLSRKMAALITAGYGVGVYALAALADAYMNSLQGFFNTYSSLITIIMAAILIFAGVHTLREWKEHRRDTAKTACVAMVAPCPCCFGAVIVSIILVSPIIGVSAVTLGKYSGVILAAFIGFFYVFANGIAAAIRKPYPVLLGNFMLFAGLYFLTAAIVLPNVNSVMSMKMTPLTVPGIDTIIYVVLGTLALMGLGIYLNKRKSTFIE, from the coding sequence ATGGACATTGCAAATCTACTGTGGCAGGCGGGGATCCTATCGGTTCTCCTGATATTCGGTGTGAAGATTGGACTGGCGATGGGCTTTGCAGGACTATCAAGGAAGATGGCGGCCCTCATAACCGCAGGTTACGGAGTGGGGGTGTATGCACTTGCAGCCCTGGCAGATGCCTACATGAACTCGCTTCAGGGCTTCTTCAACACCTACAGTTCCCTCATAACAATCATAATGGCAGCCATTCTCATATTCGCGGGTGTCCACACTCTCAGGGAGTGGAAGGAACACAGACGTGACACAGCAAAGACTGCATGTGTGGCAATGGTTGCACCATGCCCCTGCTGTTTCGGGGCGGTCATCGTCAGCATAATTCTGGTATCACCGATAATTGGAGTGTCAGCGGTTACCCTTGGCAAGTACTCAGGAGTAATCCTTGCAGCATTCATAGGTTTCTTCTATGTCTTCGCCAATGGAATCGCAGCCGCAATCAGGAAACCATACCCGGTTCTACTTGGAAACTTCATGCTCTTTGCCGGCCTATACTTCCTCACGGCTGCCATAGTGCTCCCAAACGTGAACAGCGTCATGAGCATGAAGATGACACCCCTCACGGTGCCAGGGATAGACACGATAATATACGTGGTCCTTGGAACCCTAGCCCTGATGGGGCTTGGAATCTACCTTAACAAGAGAAAAAGCACGTTCATAGAATAG